The Lathyrus oleraceus cultivar Zhongwan6 chromosome 5, CAAS_Psat_ZW6_1.0, whole genome shotgun sequence genome includes the window AGAGAACTCTTTTACTCTTGAGAAGAACTATTGAACCTTAATGTTGCTGAGGATTAACCTGGACTTCCTTGAAAAGTTGCTAAATCCAGTAGAGGTTTATGTATGATCTGTTTTgtacatgatatgcaaaatgaGTGTGAATGCATTAATATATTAGTTTATGCATTTTGTGGGTATCAAGATTTGATTCCCTAACACCACTGGCTTTGAATAGTTTTGACACCATGAAGATGATTTGCAAAATTCTGATTTATGCTTTGTCTCCATAAGGGCCTCAATGAGGGCGTCTGTCTTTGAAAAAAAAAACCACTACAAAGTTGCTTTAGATTACAATGATCCAGGAAATGTCCCACATCTTGTGAACCAGATGCATTGTTGTAAACTAACAAACATTCCTTTTAtattttcaaaatcaaaacaaattaaagTTTTCAAAATCTTTGTCGTTTCCACTATTTTAAtgtttttatcttatcaaaaataaaagcGACATTAAGCAGAAAAACATAAATAATTGGTAAAGCAATGTTCAACTGAACAATTTTATTTGATGAGAATAATAACTCATACATGGGGTTTATGAAGATGTAAATCCCTCTAAGAGGAGATTACAAAGAAAAAAAGCAAGTAAATGGCAACAAAAATTTAACTGATTTTCCAACGAAATACAACTTTGCTACTTTCCCCTATGTCCTTTAGTACTCATTACTTTGCTTTTGGAGATGGTAACTGAACTATTTTCCTCCATCTGAGCTTTGTTGCAGTGTTGACTTGTGTCGCTGCAATATTATGCCTTTggatattccctaacttttgcgcGAACTTCTCCTTAAGAGTTTCAGTTCACCAGGAGATTTTACCTTTTTTTGCttaagcctccctttcgggttttcgacttatcGGGCTTAGTTttttgtttatccctaatttttgcctgagtcgccctttcgTGTTTTCAACTCACCAGGatgctcattttttgcctaagtcgccctttcgggttttcaacttagcggaatgctcattttttgcctaagtcgcccttttaggttttcaacttagcgagcttttattATCCATCTCTTTTTCTTAGGCATAATACTTTCTAATTGCATCAAAATTGACGGGGTGTGTCACGTCTTCTCCATCCATGTTCATGAGAACCAAAGCTCCAccagagaaagctttcttcaccacAAACAGTCCATCATAATTCGGAATCCACTTGCCATGTGAATCCTTCTGGAGAGAGATTATCTTTTTCAAAATTAGTTCACCTACATTAAACTCTCGAGGTTgaaccttcttatcaaattcCCGCTTGAGCCTCCTATAATATAACTGACTATGACACAATGATGTCATCCTCTTTTCTTCGATTAGATTGagctggtcaaacctggtttgaatccattctgcttcttctaattctgtctccatcaagactctcaatgaggggatctcaacttctatcggtagcacaaactccatgccatagactagagagaaaggggttgcccctgttgaagtgcgaacagcAGTTCGGTATCCgtgcaaagcaaagggtagcatctcgtgccaatctttgtaagtttttaccatcttctgaatgatattcttgatatttttgttagaTGACTCTACAGCtccattcatctttggcctaTAAGGTAACGAGTTATGATGTTTAATATTGAAATTCtcgcacaactccttcatcatcttattattcagatttgatccattatcagtgataatcttGCTAGGAGTTCCGTAGCGACAAATTATCTCTTCTTGATAAATTGACTTACTACTTGCTTCGTCACATTGGCATAAGAAGCTACTtctacccacttagtgaagtagtcaatggaaaccagaatgaaccgatgtccatttgcagctttaggctcaatcataccggTCATGTAtatgccccacattgagaatggccatAGAGCAGATAAAACATTCAGAGGAGTAGgtggcacgtgcaccttgtcatcataaatttgacacttgtgacatttcttgacatagtggtaacaatctgtttccattgtcaaccaatagtaaccaaCTCTAAGGATTTTCTTTTCCATTGCATGTCCGTTTGCATGAATTCCGAAAGAACCTTCATGGATTTCTTTGATGAGTATGTCggctttgtgtctatccacgcatctgagcagaactaaatcaaagtttcttttgtatagAACACCACCACTTAGGAAGAAATTGGCTGATAACTTCCTCAAGGTCTTTTTGTCTGTGATGGATACATCATTTGGATACTCGTGCTTCTCAAGATATCATTTGATTTCAGAAAACCAAGGCTTGCCATATGTTTCTACTTCAACTACCAAGCAATGTGCTGGCTCGTCTAGACATTGAATTGTAATAGCAGGTGATTCATTAGCCCACTTGACCCTGAACATAGATGACAGAGTAGACAAGGCATCGATTAGCTGATTCTCCTccctaggaatatgatggaaattaatCTCGTCAAAGTAGGGGATTAGCTTCATGACATGCTCTTGGTATGGGATCAAATTGGGATGACGAgtctcccaatctcctttgatttgatagaTGACAAGTGCTAAGTCCCCATACACTTCAAGAATCTTGATTTATAGGTCAATAGTTGCTTCAACTCCCAAGATACATGattcatactccgccatgttattggTGCATTTGAAACATAACCTTACCGTGAAGGGAAGATGAAAATCCATTGGAGAGGTTATGAAAGCCCCAATTCCATTACCcaatgcatttgaggcaccatcaaacaCGAGCGTCCACCGCGAACCTGGTCTGGGTCCTTCTTCTAGGCCTGGAATATCATAGTCTCTTAtgtacatgatgtcttcatctgggaagtcaagTCTCATCGATTGATAGTCCTTCACTGGCTGGTGCGCAAGGTACTCTGACAACACACTACCCTTAATGGCCTTCTGAGTTAcatactgaatgtcatattctgatGACAACATCTGCCAGCGAGCGATTCTTCCCGTTAATCCaggtttctcgaagatgtacttgatgAGATCCATCTTAGATATCAACATCATTGTATGGAAGATCATGTACTGTCTCAGGCGAAGAGCAGCCCAAGCtagtgcacaacaagtcttttctagcatggagtacctgatttcacattccataaactttttgctcaggtagtagatatCATGCTCTTTTCTACCCGTCTCATCATGTTTCCCTAGTACACatcccatggattcatcgagtactgtcaaatacataatgaGAGGCCCTCCTGGAATAGGTGGCACcaagattggtggttcttgcaagtattgtttgattttatcgaatgcattttggcagtcatcattccacctaacaacttgatcttttcttaacaacttgaatattggctcgtAAGTGGTTGTTAGATGCGatatgaatatggaaatatagttcaatctgcccaagaaaccacggacttgcttctctgtccgaggtgctggcatctcttgaataacTTTGACTTTTTCGGGATCAACATCTATGCCTCTCTGGCTCACAATGAACCCTAGAAGCTTTCCAGATCTGACACCAAAAGTGCATTTATCAGGGTTTAAGCGCAATCTGTATTTCCTCAATCTTGCAAACAACTTCTTCAGATGAATAACATGTTCCTGTTATGTCTGAGACTTGGCAATCTTGTCATCCACGTAGACTTCAATCTccttatgtatcatatcatggaaaagagttaccatgGCCCTTTGATAGGGTGACCCAACATTTTTCAGGAcgaaaggcattaccttataacaaaaagtgccccatggtgtaataAAAGTTGTTTTATCCATATCTTTGGGagacattttaatctgattatatcttGAGAATCCGTCCGTGAAGGAGAATACAtagaactgagttgtgttatccaccaatacatcaatgtgaggtaaaggaaaatcatcttttggactagaTCTATTCAtatctctgtagtctacacacattcaAACCTTGCCATCTTTTTTCAGAACTGACACAATATTAGCAATCCAGTGTGGGTAAGTTGCAACAGCTAGAAAACTTGCATCAAACTGTTTCTTtacctcttctctgatcttgacatacatgtctggtcgagttcttctaAACTTTTGTTTGATGGGCGGGCATTCCGGCTTCAATGGTAGCTTGTGAATAACTATGTCGGTATCGAGTCCTGGCAAGTCCTGGTACGACCAAGAAAACACGTCCACATACTCATGTAACAGCTTGACCAACTCCTCCTTTACATTTTGCTCCAAGGCAACTCCAACCTTGACTTCCTTTCGATCCTCCTCAGTTCCCAGATTGATCACATCCACCGGTTCCTGATAAGGCTGGATCATTTTTTACTCTTGTTTCAAAAGTCTGGCCAACTCTTCTGGGAGTTCGCAATCTTCCTTACCACCCTCTTCAGCTTGATTAATCGGGAGGTCGAAGTCATAGGGAGTTATAACATTGTCGTGTTCAATGGAGTCAGTTATTAATGATCTGCATGAcaatgatttttctttttagagcaagattttgaaaaatgaaagtgatgtgaaataaaaaaattgccatttttttttgtaattttgttatttatttatatgtaaaaaaattaaaaagatgAAAGGCAAAGATCTCAAAAAAATGTGCTTTGTATTGATGATAAGGCTTAAATATTAACATAAAATGGGCCTTATAAAGCTATCCATATGCCTTGGGCATGACATTGGATGTTTTTTGGAAAACATTAAATTAATTTGAACAAGAAACTATCTCTGAAACATCGGTTGCCTTTCAGTTAGTGAGAGCAGCATCCGGAGGTCAATAAAACACCATCTTAGACAAATATGGATCTTTAtcttcaagagcattcacttgatCATCACTTCGAAAACCAACTTTGGAGATTATTTCTTGGATGCTAGGAACCTTCCCATGATGTATCTTCTGATCTTTGAACAGTTCAATAGACGACTGATATCCCAATCCACCCTTGTCTTTCTTCTCTGGTAAATCAATCATTGTGCCCCAACTTCCAGGGCACCCAGCTTCAATTGCAGCTTTCACACTCTTCCACGAGGACATGACCCCCTTGGGTTCTTCAACAGGCTTCGACTTAGTCTGGACCATGTTGACCACTTCAAGGGCCTGGAGAGGAgtttcaacaatgtcttcacCTACTTCAATGTATCTTAATGAAGTCAGATGGCTGACGAAAATATCTTCCTCTCTTGATACTGATACCAGCTTACCAGAAgtaacaaacttcagcttctggtggaGTGTCGAGCTGATAGctccagcagcatggatccaagGTCTACCTAACAGACAAATATAAGAATGCctaatatccattacctggaaggtaataCATAAAGTTTGAGAGCTAATCAGGATTGGGAGGTCAATCTCCCCAATAACCGTTCActtagacccatcaaaagctttcactatcaAAGCACTGGGTCTCATCTGCACCCCTTTAATATTCAACTATGCTAGGGTAGTCTTTGGCAACATATTCAAGGATGAACCTGTATCTACCAGTACTCGAGCCAAAGTAACATCTGTACACTGAATGGAGATATGAAGCGCCATATTATGTTCTCTCCTATTAGGGGGTAAATTATCATCAGTGAACATTAAACAACTACTGGCATTGAGGTTAGCAACCACATCATCAAACTGAATAACATTGATGTCTTCTGCCACATAAGCTTCGTTCAAGAACTTCAATAGAGAAGTCCTATGAGCCTTAGAACTCATAAGTAGAGAAATAATGGAGATTTTTGAaggagtctggttgagctgatctatgaacttgtaatcactcttcttgatgatcCTTAGTAATTCTCTATCCTCTTCAGCAGTCACTGCTTTCTTAGATGAGCCTTCTCCTATTTCTGGAGGATTAACCTCTTTCCCCTTTGTTGGTTCAACTGTTGATTCACTTTCTTTGCTTGGGATCACTTCAGGAGCAAAAACCCTTCCACCTCGAGTCACACCACTATCTCCAGTGATATCAGTCACATTTGGCTCTTTCAAGATGACTGGTTTGTTACCCACATAAACTATAGGCTCATAGTTCCAAGGAACTGCGTTGGTACTATCAAATGAGAATGGAGCGAGAACATAGATAACCATGGGCTCAATCTTCTTTGCTGGCTCTAGGTCAACATTTCTTTGATAAGGGACCACAAAAGGCCTGGGAAGCCTCTCTTGATCAAACACAGGCATAACCACAACAGCATCTTCATCAATCTTTGCTCTGGTGAACTGAATAAACCGTTGATCCATTAAACGTTGAAGATAAATTTTGAATTCACCACACTGACCAGGGTTGGATAAACACACCACACAATTATCATGTACTCCCTTCATCAATTCTGGTTCCATCAATCTAGCATGGACCACTGTTAAAAGAGTCTTCAACTTGAGCACATCCTTTATCAATCCATCACCAGTTGAACTTTTTATATCATTGACACCTGAACCATCATGTTTAGGCAAAGGATTGTTCCCCACATTTGGAACATCAACAAAAGATGATATTTTCTTATCTATCAACTCTTGGACCCGGAGCTTGAACACTTTGCAATTCTTTGTTGTATGACCCTCTGAATTAGCATGAAAGGCACatctagcattctcatcataccAAGGCTTATGAGGCTTCGACATTGGAGGTAACGCCATAGGCACGACAGTCCTATTTTGAATTAGATACGGTAGCAATTGAGTGTAAGTCATTGGGATATGAGTGGTATTTGCATTATTGTATTGTTGATACGACCTTTGTTGGTTTGGTCGTTGCTGCTGAATTGGACGCGGTTGATTATTCTGTTGATTTCTTTGTTGATGTTGTGGTAGAGGAGCCTGGAACTGAGGTTGTGGAGCTTGATATTGAGGAACTAGAACTTGATACTGAGGTACCGGAGCTGGAATATGAACAGGAGAAACTGGACGATAACACATGGTTAAATATTTAGCAGATGCTACGTAAGGGTACTGATAATAAGGCACAGAAACAGGAGCCCTGGATGGTGCCCTCCTCCTTTGAGAAGAAATGGCAGTAGTATCACCCTCCTTCCTCTTGAATTCATTGAAAGGCTTCTTCAAGATTGGTTGGCTGCTGGAACCTCCCTGGATTTTACCACTCTTCAGTCCTTCTTCTACTCTTTCTCCCATGATCACCATGTCAGAAAATCCTGTGGACACACTACTACTCAACCTTTCATAATATTGGCCCTGTAAGGTACCCATGAAAATGTCAATCAATTCATGATCAACCAATGGCGGGTGCACCAttgcagccaattctctccagctttatgcgtattctttaaaagattcattgtctttctgggtcatactctgaagctgagtacagtttggtgccatgtcagtattatatttgtattgctttgcAAATACTTCAGCCAACTCATCCCAAGTGTGGATGTTGCTACATTCCAACTGcatataccagtccaaagatgccccagttAGACTGTCTTGAAAGCAATGGATCATGAGCTTATCATCTCTGGCATAAGCATCCTTCTTTCTGCAATACATTTTCAAATGTATGTTAGGACATGTGAGGCCTTTTGTTTCTTTCAAATTCCGGAGCTTTGAATTTTGGAGGAACCACCACGTCTGGGACCAGACACATctctgtagcggtaaattcatgatcatcaagctatggataagctagagatcaaataataagagtcgccaccgcgcttttattgtttccaagggaaaagggaaaaagtacgaacaaaacccaaaagtaagaagttttcaaatcaaaactaatcaaatgtcagagattacaagtaagagggttggttacacagagggaaggtgttagcacccaaagtgtcttaggtactcctagggaaccctttttgtgtgcatatgtatttgatacaaaaatgatgtttacaaacgaatagaatggggggatgaggaaagaattcattaattatatttttttgtgtttggcaagaccttcggtcttgtgcctacgtaccaacataaaaatgagggatcaaaacctcgtagtttgtgatacaaatttcaaagtggatgcattgcttttaacaaaaattaagtttgaaaggtacaaaggcctaaaaatggtttgaatgagttagttctttttggctttttgaaagtttaagtcaagtatggttaagtttatttacaagtttgatttaagaaaagaagtttgaaaatagaatggcataaggccaaagtttttatcTTTTTGCAAAGTGATCAAAgttagaacaaaataagttcaataaaagaatatttttaaaagggagggagatattttgaaattaaagaaatggagagaaagatgaagagactaatcctatatacgaaattaaaagttaagagttgaaaagatctgaccaaatgggtagcaatccaatagacaagaatgtcaatagaaacccagaattcccttggacttttagaatcaagcaacacaaaaattcacatttatattatcttgaagagcaaaggcataaaataaagatagccacatccaagcttatccattccacgatcttcttcaagatagcccatgtaacagatgaatttcacaagtcacaggttcaaaataacaacttcacaatgatcatgttgcagatgaac containing:
- the LOC127079789 gene encoding uncharacterized protein LOC127079789: MVHPPLVDHELIDIFMGTLQGQYYERLSSSVSTGFSDMVIMGERVEEGLKSGKIQGGSSSQPILKKPFNEFKRKEGDTTAISSQRRRAPSRAPVSVPYYQYPYVASAKYLTMCYRPVSPVHIPAPVPQYQVLVPQYQAPQPQFQAPLPQHQQRNQQNNQPRPIQQQRPNQQRSYQQYNNANTTHIPMTYTQLLPYLIQNRTVVPMALPPMSKPHKPWYDENARCAFHANSEGHTTKNCKVFKLRVQELIDKKISSFVDVPNVGNNPLPKHDGSGVNDIKSSTGDGLIKDVLKLKTLLTVVHARLMEPELMKGVHDNCVVCLSNPGQCGEFKIYLQRLMDQRFIQFTRAKIDEDAVVVMPVFDQERLPRPFVVPYQRNVDLEPAKKIEPMVIYVLAPFSFDSTNAVPWNYEPIVYVGNKPVILKEPNVTDITGDSGVTRGGRVFAPEVIPSKESESTVEPTKGKEVNPPEIGEGSSKKAVTAEEDRELLRIIKKSDYKTSLLKFLNEAYVAEDINVIQFDDVVANLNASSCLMFTDDNLPPNRREHNMALHISIQCTDVTLARVLVMDIRHSYICLLGRPWIHAAGAISSTLHQKLKFVTSGKLVSVSREEDIFVSHLTSLRYIEVGEDIVETPLQALEVVNMVQTKSKPVEEPKGVMSSWKSVKAAIEAGCPGSWGTMIDLPEKKDKGGLGYQSSIELFKDQKIHHGKVPSIQEIISKVGFRSDDQVNALEDKDPYLSKMVFY